The following coding sequences are from one Paenibacillus sp. FSL R5-0912 window:
- a CDS encoding DUF1611 domain-containing protein codes for MERVVLYPFNKITQGLLRFRDLLSVDIVSVIDFVQEDGQDAGEQVDGKHSGILIHSSMEAGLKDADTLILNDPGTTFGGNKGVFAEHDLAELWRKLVLYASGRGLRVVSVHEIYDRDTLNWMAEQQLKIDVVHSPQEQLFQEMDERYSTGGTDIECYLGQFEKEALMFARPRTIKRVGIFATRGCIGKFTVQMNLYRQFGALGIPATAFITEPTGFLFGQPEGDIFKFLAHRPLEQYPYYIDTVIHQAQQSGSDWIVMAGQSSILPTMNIAFNSLRYAMLRTFDPEYVLLIAGYDDDSAILDAIEILRIYSRRPIALLLPDKLETSYGHYEIYPLEQRLARKLELEQKFHIHVLFTEQAEAAVNLILEEANAILAASGK; via the coding sequence ATGGAAAGGGTTGTCCTGTATCCCTTCAATAAAATCACGCAGGGTCTGCTTCGCTTTCGTGACCTGTTGAGCGTGGACATTGTGTCGGTGATCGACTTCGTGCAGGAAGACGGACAAGATGCCGGAGAGCAGGTGGACGGGAAGCATTCGGGAATTCTTATTCATTCGTCTATGGAAGCTGGTCTGAAGGATGCGGACACTCTGATTCTCAATGATCCCGGCACTACTTTTGGGGGGAACAAAGGTGTATTCGCTGAGCATGATCTGGCGGAATTATGGCGGAAATTGGTCTTGTATGCTTCTGGCCGGGGCTTAAGGGTAGTCAGTGTTCATGAAATTTATGACAGGGATACCCTGAACTGGATGGCAGAGCAGCAATTAAAAATCGATGTGGTTCACAGTCCTCAGGAGCAGCTCTTTCAGGAGATGGATGAGCGTTACAGCACGGGCGGAACAGATATTGAGTGCTATCTGGGACAGTTTGAGAAGGAAGCCTTGATGTTCGCCCGCCCCAGAACGATTAAGAGAGTGGGTATTTTTGCTACACGGGGGTGCATTGGCAAGTTTACCGTGCAGATGAATCTCTATCGGCAGTTCGGAGCGCTGGGCATTCCGGCTACAGCCTTTATCACAGAGCCAACCGGATTCCTGTTCGGGCAGCCTGAAGGGGATATCTTCAAATTCCTGGCGCACCGTCCGTTGGAGCAGTACCCGTATTATATCGATACTGTTATTCATCAAGCCCAGCAGAGTGGCAGCGATTGGATCGTTATGGCGGGGCAAAGCTCCATTCTCCCCACAATGAATATTGCTTTCAATTCTCTGCGATACGCGATGCTGCGGACATTTGATCCGGAGTATGTTCTGCTGATTGCCGGTTATGATGATGACAGCGCTATACTTGATGCGATTGAAATCTTAAGAATCTACTCCAGGCGGCCGATTGCCCTGCTGCTGCCGGATAAGCTTGAAACCTCTTATGGGCATTATGAGATCTATCCCCTTGAACAACGATTGGCCCGCAAGCTTGAACTGGAACAGAAATTTCATATTCATGTCCTCTTTACCGAACAAGCAGAAGCAGCGGTGAATCTTATCTTGGAGGAAGCGAATGCTATTCTGGCCGCTTCTGGTAAGTAA
- a CDS encoding MFS transporter, whose amino-acid sequence MPEPVIASQAAPAVHSYPKLWANKKFMLLLCSFSISLFGNTFHSIALSLWVLQTTGSAKLVAVLTVINLLLSSLLGSIGGTFADRINRRTIMLVTDLISCILVVTLALVLSLSSASFIIVALLTALTTVSALFQSPAYQSSIITVVGKEHVQQAVGMLNLSENICRTVGFSMGGIFVASFGAADAILFDGVTFLVSFLLVLAVRSLPVPTRVNSEPGQKRNFIQDLGEGIRYIWKFPFAKAVIIMLPTLTLFFMPSLMLTQVMAVNVWKASPFQFGLMEACIPLGYMIGSGIIMILGSRIRRRGLFIMSGLFCLGPMYILLSFIPSAATAIPIILLIGFMFSFCTLLINIILRLEISEEIQGRVFGVLGSIMSVAPSIGLTLVSYLSDYFSPGPVMGSIGLLLFLFALYASTKLKIIRDYK is encoded by the coding sequence ATGCCAGAACCCGTTATAGCCAGCCAGGCGGCCCCTGCGGTACACTCCTATCCAAAACTGTGGGCCAACAAAAAATTCATGCTGCTGCTCTGCTCCTTTTCCATTTCCCTGTTCGGCAATACCTTTCACAGTATCGCTCTCAGTCTCTGGGTGCTTCAGACCACCGGCAGTGCCAAGCTGGTGGCTGTACTGACGGTCATTAATCTGTTGCTCAGCTCGCTGCTCGGATCCATTGGAGGAACGTTTGCAGATCGGATCAACCGCAGAACAATCATGCTGGTCACGGATCTGATCAGCTGCATACTGGTAGTAACGCTCGCCCTGGTCCTCTCTCTCTCTTCCGCTTCCTTCATTATCGTAGCCCTGCTTACTGCGTTGACTACTGTATCTGCCCTGTTCCAGTCCCCCGCCTACCAGTCCTCCATTATCACCGTGGTTGGCAAAGAGCATGTCCAGCAAGCCGTAGGCATGCTTAACCTGTCAGAGAATATTTGCCGGACAGTTGGCTTTTCCATGGGCGGAATCTTTGTAGCGAGCTTCGGTGCGGCGGATGCCATTTTATTCGATGGAGTCACGTTTCTGGTCTCCTTCCTGCTGGTTCTTGCTGTCCGTTCCCTTCCCGTGCCGACACGCGTGAATTCCGAGCCCGGGCAGAAGAGGAATTTTATTCAGGACCTTGGGGAGGGCATACGGTATATCTGGAAATTCCCTTTTGCCAAGGCCGTCATCATTATGCTTCCGACGCTCACTCTATTCTTCATGCCCTCGCTGATGCTGACCCAGGTTATGGCCGTCAACGTATGGAAGGCAAGCCCGTTCCAGTTCGGACTCATGGAAGCTTGTATCCCGCTCGGCTATATGATCGGCTCAGGCATAATTATGATCCTGGGCTCCAGAATCAGACGGAGAGGATTATTTATTATGAGCGGCCTGTTCTGTCTGGGCCCGATGTACATCCTGTTATCATTCATCCCTTCTGCGGCCACAGCCATTCCTATCATTCTCCTGATTGGATTCATGTTCTCGTTCTGCACGCTGCTGATCAATATCATCCTCAGGCTGGAAATATCGGAAGAGATTCAGGGCCGGGTCTTCGGAGTACTTGGGTCGATTATGAGTGTCGCTCCGTCGATCGGTCTAACTCTTGTCTCCTACCTCTCGGATTATTTCAGCCCGGGTCCTGTCATGGGTTCCATTGGTCTGCTGCTGTTCCTGTTCGCCTTATATGCTTCCACCAAGCTCAAGATCATTCGGGATTATAAATAA
- a CDS encoding alpha-amylase family glycosyl hydrolase has translation MLNPGECIYQIVTDRFCEGNPASRPRAELFSSGAGNLRKYLGGDWAGIIARIQDGYLTGMGVSAILISQPAENIHVCTDDEEGTASYHGYWPRDFLKPNPYFGSMDTFSALLSTAHEHGLKVIIDFTPNHTSPALELRPDYMENGAIYRAGQLVATYSGDLERVFLHNGGTAFRDAEDSQYRNLYDLAGLDQMNPQVDELLREGIAFWLDLGVDGVRIDAAKHIPPGWLTSLSGFIHARKPAYLFGEWFLEAHGHTQDNAAFANGSGMSLLHFMFTHAIREAFHGRQGFGAFAEMLCESSGSYKHLNDQLIFLDNHDMSRFTRDSDPWLTDLALVLLLTSAGLPVVYYGTEQYMSGGDDPGNRAMMSSFSRETTAYRLVAQLNRLRACNLAIGYGNTKLLYLNSGVLVFERSYKKDVALILINQGESGHTLPPLVTSLPQGAYSSLLKDIYPDRQAVAGAEGDIQNVILEPQSAYIYVHESDLEELDALHFYPKAAAPGSELIIRGRHLGDNGRLRVGGYEADVISWQPEKIVAKIPAVPAGTHYVQGLTGGESEFQLAEELTVWTGTLVTVRLVVKNLHTEYDTRVYVTGNVYELGEWQAERAAGPFYNYIVYRYPSWYCDISLPADCRIEFNFLLRGDSGIVRMEQGEAHYIHTPAEGVSEMIVEWQGCHQEANLLSEGDAAYG, from the coding sequence ATGCTGAATCCGGGCGAATGCATCTATCAGATTGTCACCGACCGGTTCTGCGAAGGCAACCCTGCCAGCCGGCCGCGAGCGGAGCTCTTCAGCTCTGGAGCAGGCAATCTGCGAAAATATCTCGGCGGCGACTGGGCAGGAATTATTGCCAGGATTCAGGACGGATATCTTACCGGTATGGGGGTCAGCGCGATCCTGATTTCCCAGCCGGCAGAGAACATTCATGTGTGCACGGACGATGAAGAAGGCACGGCTTCCTATCATGGATATTGGCCCAGAGACTTCCTGAAGCCCAATCCTTATTTTGGTTCTATGGATACATTCAGCGCCCTGCTGAGCACAGCGCATGAGCACGGACTTAAGGTAATTATTGATTTTACACCGAATCATACGTCCCCTGCACTGGAACTGCGGCCGGATTATATGGAGAATGGCGCAATATACCGCGCGGGCCAGCTGGTAGCTACTTATTCGGGAGACCTGGAGCGTGTATTTCTGCATAATGGCGGCACTGCTTTTCGGGATGCCGAAGATTCGCAGTACCGGAATTTGTATGACCTTGCCGGATTGGATCAGATGAACCCGCAAGTGGATGAGCTTTTGCGGGAAGGGATTGCCTTCTGGCTGGATCTGGGGGTGGACGGTGTGAGGATCGATGCGGCCAAACATATTCCCCCAGGCTGGCTAACCTCCTTGAGCGGCTTCATCCATGCCAGGAAACCGGCCTATCTGTTCGGGGAGTGGTTTCTTGAAGCACATGGCCACACACAGGACAATGCAGCTTTTGCCAATGGGAGCGGGATGAGTCTGCTGCATTTTATGTTCACCCATGCGATCCGCGAGGCCTTTCATGGGCGGCAGGGCTTCGGTGCTTTCGCTGAAATGCTATGCGAATCCTCCGGCAGCTATAAGCATTTGAATGACCAGCTTATTTTTCTGGATAATCATGATATGAGCCGGTTTACCCGGGATTCTGATCCTTGGCTTACGGATTTGGCGCTTGTGCTGCTGTTGACTTCCGCAGGCCTGCCTGTGGTGTACTATGGAACCGAGCAGTACATGAGCGGCGGGGATGATCCCGGCAATCGTGCTATGATGAGCTCCTTCAGCAGGGAGACTACGGCCTACCGGTTAGTGGCTCAGCTTAATCGTTTAAGAGCATGTAATCTTGCGATTGGTTACGGTAATACGAAGCTGCTGTATTTGAATTCGGGAGTGCTCGTATTCGAGCGCAGCTACAAGAAGGATGTTGCACTTATTCTAATTAATCAGGGTGAAAGCGGACATACACTGCCTCCGCTGGTTACTTCCCTGCCGCAAGGCGCTTACTCCAGCCTGCTTAAGGACATTTATCCAGACCGTCAGGCAGTTGCCGGAGCCGAAGGGGACATACAAAATGTGATACTGGAACCTCAGTCTGCTTATATCTATGTTCATGAGTCAGATCTGGAGGAGCTGGATGCGTTGCACTTCTATCCCAAAGCAGCGGCGCCGGGAAGCGAGCTTATTATCCGGGGCAGACATTTAGGGGACAACGGCCGTCTGAGGGTTGGCGGTTATGAGGCTGATGTAATCTCATGGCAACCGGAGAAGATCGTAGCCAAGATTCCGGCGGTCCCGGCGGGAACACATTATGTACAAGGTCTGACAGGCGGGGAGAGCGAGTTCCAGCTGGCGGAAGAACTGACGGTGTGGACAGGAACGCTGGTCACGGTAAGGCTGGTAGTCAAGAATCTGCATACCGAATATGATACTCGGGTCTATGTGACGGGAAACGTGTATGAGCTTGGAGAATGGCAAGCAGAGAGGGCCGCAGGGCCGTTTTACAATTATATTGTCTACCGGTATCCAAGCTGGTATTGCGATATCAGTCTGCCCGCAGACTGCCGGATCGAGTTCAACTTTCTGCTAAGGGGTGACTCTGGTATTGTGCGCATGGAGCAAGGGGAGGCTCATTACATTCATACGCCTGCGGAGGGTGTATCGGAAATGATAGTGGAGTGGCAGGGATGTCACCAGGAAGCTAATCTGTTATCCGAAGGAGATGCTGCGTATGGATGA
- a CDS encoding sigma-54 interaction domain-containing protein has product MEELPSTLFVTDPHGNILISNEFTALTIGVQLEELLKANVQDLVKAGYYPHSITMEAIQSKQKVSKNVITSRGFHIFSTAIPILDKDGEVQLVVTTSNEFKQEHAYYEANVPVTQQINKQLGEAAAGEGKGIVAESLAMKQIIKVCNQIASYDSKVLIYGESGTGKEVIAKYIHLRSEKWKGPFIAINCAAIAPALFEYELFGYEKGVMEGQTEVKAGMIEIASGGVLFLDEIADLPLEMQAKLLRVLENNEVRRVGGIVNIPVHCRVISATNRDLWSMVKKGLFREDLYYRINVIPIHIPPLRNRKLDLVGLISSYIASFNQMYGKKYVLSAEEFEKMLSQPWHGNARELRNYIERLVVTEYMGISQEEEDQVADWFAIDHFIAKNKHHLSALKDFTAVAEGRYIVKVLKDCYGNGTEAAKKLNVDRSVIYRKLKKMEEVLRNFIYNPE; this is encoded by the coding sequence ATGGAAGAGCTGCCGTCCACTTTATTTGTTACCGATCCACACGGAAATATATTAATCTCCAATGAATTTACCGCTTTAACCATCGGAGTTCAATTGGAGGAGCTGCTGAAGGCGAATGTCCAGGACTTGGTGAAGGCCGGCTATTATCCTCATTCAATTACGATGGAGGCCATTCAAAGTAAACAAAAGGTTTCGAAGAATGTCATCACCTCAAGAGGATTTCATATCTTCTCAACAGCGATTCCTATTCTGGATAAGGATGGGGAGGTGCAGCTGGTAGTCACCACTTCTAATGAATTCAAGCAGGAGCACGCCTATTATGAAGCAAATGTACCTGTAACCCAGCAGATCAACAAGCAGCTCGGTGAAGCAGCAGCGGGGGAAGGCAAAGGGATTGTAGCTGAAAGCCTGGCCATGAAACAGATCATTAAAGTCTGCAACCAGATCGCGTCCTACGACAGTAAAGTGTTAATCTATGGTGAATCCGGGACCGGTAAAGAGGTAATAGCCAAATATATTCATCTAAGAAGTGAAAAGTGGAAGGGGCCCTTCATTGCGATTAATTGCGCAGCTATTGCTCCGGCTCTATTCGAATATGAATTGTTTGGATACGAAAAAGGAGTCATGGAAGGACAGACGGAAGTGAAGGCGGGCATGATTGAAATTGCGAGTGGCGGGGTTCTTTTTCTGGATGAAATAGCGGATTTGCCGCTTGAGATGCAAGCCAAGCTACTGCGGGTTCTGGAGAATAATGAAGTAAGACGCGTCGGCGGCATCGTGAATATACCGGTCCATTGCCGTGTGATCTCAGCTACGAACCGGGATCTGTGGAGTATGGTGAAGAAAGGGCTATTCCGCGAAGATCTGTATTACAGGATTAATGTGATCCCGATTCATATTCCTCCGCTCCGTAACCGCAAGCTGGACCTTGTAGGACTAATCTCCAGTTATATCGCCAGCTTCAATCAAATGTACGGGAAGAAATATGTCTTAAGTGCGGAAGAGTTTGAGAAGATGCTGAGTCAGCCCTGGCACGGGAATGCGAGAGAGCTGAGGAATTATATCGAACGGCTTGTGGTTACGGAATACATGGGAATTAGCCAGGAGGAAGAGGATCAGGTAGCGGACTGGTTTGCAATCGACCACTTCATAGCCAAGAACAAACATCACCTGTCTGCGCTGAAGGATTTCACTGCAGTAGCAGAGGGACGTTATATTGTAAAAGTGCTGAAGGATTGTTATGGAAACGGTACAGAAGCGGCAAAGAAATTAAATGTGGACCGCTCGGTTATTTACAGAAAACTGAAGAAAATGGAAGAAGTGCTGCGGAATTTTATTTATAATCCCGAATGA
- a CDS encoding DUF561 domain-containing protein, with protein sequence MSITQLLGIKYPIFQGGMAQIAVSPLVGAVSNAGGLGIIGSGGFTADRLRDEIRKVKASTDKPFAVNLMLMMNNIPELIEVIIEEGVKIVTTGAGTPAPYMKTLKEHGIIVIPVVPSVKIAKKMEALGVDAIVAEGTEAGGHVGETTTMALLPQVASAVSIPVIGAGGIADGRGIAAAFALGAQGVQVGTRFLATVECPTHENFKQAVIAADDTSTTVTGRSLGGPVRSIKNSMIAEFLRLENEKASREELEKLSLGSLRRAVFEGDTDTGSVMAGQICGMVNKITTVEEMITTMFEEAQETLGKLGHLQLGPLSVVGA encoded by the coding sequence ATGTCGATTACACAATTATTAGGGATTAAATATCCGATTTTTCAGGGGGGCATGGCTCAAATCGCAGTTTCTCCTCTGGTAGGTGCTGTGTCCAATGCGGGAGGGCTGGGCATTATCGGTTCAGGCGGATTTACCGCGGACCGTCTTCGTGATGAGATCCGTAAGGTGAAAGCAAGCACCGATAAACCCTTCGCTGTAAATTTGATGCTGATGATGAACAATATCCCTGAGCTTATTGAGGTCATTATCGAAGAAGGCGTGAAGATTGTGACCACAGGTGCAGGCACGCCTGCTCCATACATGAAGACGCTCAAAGAGCATGGCATTATCGTTATTCCGGTAGTTCCTTCGGTCAAAATCGCCAAGAAAATGGAAGCCTTAGGTGTGGATGCAATTGTTGCCGAGGGAACCGAAGCAGGCGGACATGTGGGTGAAACCACGACGATGGCTCTTCTGCCTCAAGTCGCCAGTGCAGTGTCGATTCCGGTAATCGGAGCCGGCGGGATTGCGGATGGCCGTGGCATCGCGGCTGCATTTGCACTCGGAGCACAGGGTGTTCAGGTTGGAACCCGGTTCCTGGCTACAGTGGAATGCCCTACTCACGAGAACTTCAAACAAGCCGTCATTGCTGCAGATGACACTAGCACAACGGTGACTGGCCGCAGCCTGGGCGGTCCTGTAAGAAGCATCAAGAATAGTATGATTGCTGAATTCCTGAGACTTGAGAATGAGAAGGCTTCGCGCGAAGAGCTGGAGAAATTAAGCCTCGGATCTTTGCGCCGGGCCGTATTTGAAGGAGATACAGATACGGGCTCCGTAATGGCTGGACAGATTTGCGGGATGGTGAATAAGATTACTACGGTTGAAGAGATGATTACCACTATGTTCGAAGAGGCGCAGGAAACCCTCGGGAAGCTGGGACATTTACAGCTGGGGCCATTATCAGTTGTAGGCGCATAA
- a CDS encoding LacI family DNA-binding transcriptional regulator — protein MKKTTMKDIAIRANVSVATVSYVLNRVDNQTIPEKTRRQIMELAKELRYIPNLAARSLANQKTGLIGVLVHKSKSLPYWKLHAQLAFIHALEQRLTAAGYHTLLYSLDTDTPSLDIIVERKLEAVFLIDAQDNSFYSISRHFVEGIPLILIDSMIEDKLFKQVVFNFRSALEKALPEDLSQVCLILEGFNNSLLTRYIRSSVPLAEDAVFEIHELQDLLPAMEHHRFKQAIVINEFIGSYVEKSGKFEHLTVICTSNSPEMLGEDVKKIVFQGDKAEVAYELMQELLHHPDYSEQVNNCYYVD, from the coding sequence TTGAAAAAAACGACTATGAAGGACATCGCCATCCGTGCTAACGTATCCGTTGCCACCGTAAGCTATGTGCTGAATCGTGTGGATAATCAGACCATTCCTGAGAAGACGCGCCGCCAGATTATGGAACTGGCTAAAGAGCTCCGCTATATTCCAAACTTAGCAGCCCGCTCACTGGCAAATCAAAAAACCGGTCTGATAGGTGTATTGGTCCACAAATCCAAGTCATTGCCCTACTGGAAGCTGCATGCCCAGCTCGCCTTCATTCATGCTTTGGAGCAGCGGCTTACAGCGGCCGGTTATCATACGCTCCTCTATTCTCTGGATACCGACACCCCTTCGCTGGATATTATCGTTGAACGCAAGCTGGAAGCCGTGTTCCTCATTGATGCACAAGATAATTCCTTCTACTCGATCTCCAGACACTTTGTGGAAGGCATCCCCCTGATTCTGATCGACAGCATGATAGAGGATAAGCTTTTCAAGCAGGTGGTGTTTAATTTCCGATCAGCGCTTGAAAAAGCTCTTCCCGAAGATCTGTCGCAGGTCTGCTTGATTTTGGAGGGCTTTAATAATTCGCTCCTCACCCGCTATATCCGCAGCAGTGTTCCTCTGGCTGAGGATGCCGTATTTGAGATCCATGAACTTCAGGATTTGCTTCCGGCCATGGAGCACCACCGCTTCAAGCAGGCAATTGTGATCAATGAATTCATTGGCAGCTACGTGGAGAAGTCTGGAAAGTTCGAGCATCTTACGGTCATCTGCACAAGTAATTCCCCGGAAATGCTGGGTGAAGATGTGAAGAAGATTGTTTTTCAAGGAGATAAAGCGGAGGTTGCCTATGAACTCATGCAAGAGCTATTGCACCATCCGGACTACTCCGAGCAAGTGAATAACTGTTATTATGTCGACTAA
- a CDS encoding DUF1611 domain-containing protein: MDNVVLYPFNKITQGIIRFRDLTDFTVRAVVDFVLHKGKDAAELVEGRAAGIPVTDNFEEVFGLADTLILNDPGTSFGNNEGVYGEHKLSQLWRMLVVSAHEHKLRIISVHEIIDRPTLEWLLENGIMIEILPQIPASLQRRLHTEYVFPSPGDEIATYLSYFEMDVQITAYNRNICKVGIFATRGCLGKFTAQMSLFRALKQAGEKVQAIITEPTAALFNQPGGDIMKFIANKPLSQYPYYIHAAVREAEREGCDYVLLSGQGSLLPNENFVIAATKVSYLRALQPDLTILIAGYDDDEQIRDSLDILRVYGNSSRPFAILIPDKYEVDFGEYISKTPEEIEQRKEEIRSRFAAENVESVLDIGRLAAKLAGYKKTVKL, encoded by the coding sequence ATGGACAATGTAGTGTTGTATCCCTTCAATAAGATTACGCAAGGGATCATCAGGTTCAGGGATCTAACGGATTTTACAGTAAGAGCGGTTGTTGATTTTGTCCTGCATAAGGGCAAAGATGCAGCAGAGCTGGTGGAAGGGCGTGCGGCGGGCATTCCGGTCACGGACAATTTTGAAGAGGTATTTGGCTTAGCGGATACTCTTATTCTGAATGATCCAGGAACTTCCTTCGGAAATAACGAGGGTGTGTACGGTGAGCATAAGCTCAGCCAGCTGTGGAGAATGCTCGTTGTCTCTGCCCATGAGCACAAGCTGCGGATCATCAGTGTGCACGAAATCATTGACCGTCCGACCCTGGAATGGCTGCTCGAGAATGGAATCATGATTGAAATTCTGCCTCAAATCCCCGCAAGTCTGCAGCGCCGGCTTCATACAGAATATGTTTTTCCTTCCCCTGGAGATGAAATAGCCACTTACTTATCTTATTTTGAAATGGACGTACAAATAACCGCTTATAACCGCAATATATGCAAGGTAGGTATATTCGCAACAAGAGGATGCCTCGGGAAATTCACTGCCCAAATGTCATTATTCCGGGCGCTTAAGCAGGCAGGAGAGAAGGTCCAGGCGATTATAACCGAGCCCACAGCCGCACTCTTCAATCAACCGGGCGGCGATATAATGAAATTTATTGCCAATAAGCCGCTGAGCCAATATCCGTATTACATTCACGCGGCAGTCCGGGAAGCAGAGAGGGAAGGCTGTGATTACGTCCTGCTGTCAGGTCAAGGCTCCTTGCTTCCGAATGAGAATTTCGTGATTGCAGCGACCAAGGTCTCCTATTTGCGCGCTTTACAGCCCGATTTGACGATCCTGATCGCAGGCTACGATGATGATGAGCAGATTAGAGACAGCCTCGATATTCTTCGCGTTTACGGCAATAGCAGCCGGCCGTTTGCCATTCTGATTCCGGATAAATACGAAGTTGATTTCGGAGAATACATCTCGAAGACCCCGGAAGAAATAGAACAGCGCAAGGAAGAGATCCGCAGCCGGTTTGCAGCCGAGAATGTTGAATCGGTGCTGGACATTGGCAGATTGGCTGCCAAGCTGGCTGGCTATAAGAAGACTGTCAAATTATGA
- a CDS encoding L-lactate MFS transporter — translation MNIQLNRWRILIASAIINICVGAIYAFSIFALPLTKVFDVSMPDIMMAFTINAAISPIPMILGGKLVDKGGARKAIFIGGAMFGIGFILSGLATAPWMLYITYGVITGIGQGIVYSSTIGNSVKLFPDKRGLAAGIVTAGYGGGTIVIAPIANALISGQGVQPALIMLGAVFLVIILSLGLLVRPAPAGYAPEGWTPPAAGAAKGGVNVQWHEMIKKPLFYVIACLFLIGALSGMMVTANASVIGQKMFGLSAAAAALYVSLYSLSNCIGRVFWGAVSDKIGRVKCLLMIYLVIAAMMLTIALSTSIAGFAVAIAGIGLCFGGTMGIFPSIVGEKFGMKYYGVNYGVTFIGYSGAAFFGPRIAGKVAAANDGMFTNAFYIALVISLVGFALTFVYKAMDKQQPPQPEVTQAA, via the coding sequence ATGAATATTCAGTTAAACCGCTGGAGGATACTGATCGCATCGGCCATTATTAATATCTGTGTAGGTGCAATATACGCATTCAGTATTTTCGCCCTTCCATTAACCAAAGTGTTTGATGTTTCGATGCCGGATATTATGATGGCTTTTACGATCAATGCAGCAATCTCTCCAATTCCAATGATTCTGGGAGGGAAGCTGGTCGATAAAGGGGGAGCGAGGAAGGCTATCTTTATTGGCGGAGCCATGTTCGGGATCGGCTTCATTCTATCGGGACTCGCAACCGCGCCCTGGATGCTGTATATCACTTACGGTGTTATTACCGGGATCGGCCAGGGGATCGTATATTCCTCGACCATCGGCAACAGTGTGAAGCTCTTTCCGGATAAAAGAGGCCTGGCTGCAGGAATTGTTACAGCGGGCTACGGCGGCGGAACCATTGTTATCGCACCTATAGCCAACGCGTTAATCAGCGGTCAGGGTGTCCAGCCGGCATTGATCATGCTCGGTGCCGTCTTCCTGGTAATTATTCTGAGCCTGGGTCTGCTCGTTAGACCTGCACCGGCCGGTTATGCCCCTGAGGGCTGGACGCCTCCGGCTGCCGGAGCTGCCAAGGGCGGCGTGAATGTACAGTGGCATGAAATGATCAAGAAGCCGCTTTTCTATGTCATCGCCTGCCTGTTCCTAATCGGTGCCCTGTCAGGCATGATGGTAACCGCCAATGCGTCTGTCATCGGACAGAAGATGTTTGGCCTCTCCGCCGCAGCCGCAGCACTATATGTAAGTCTGTACTCACTCAGTAACTGCATCGGCCGTGTATTCTGGGGCGCTGTATCCGACAAAATCGGCCGGGTAAAATGTCTGCTCATGATCTATCTGGTCATTGCGGCCATGATGCTGACAATAGCATTATCGACATCCATCGCCGGATTTGCGGTAGCCATCGCAGGCATTGGCTTGTGCTTCGGCGGAACCATGGGCATCTTCCCTTCGATTGTCGGCGAGAAATTCGGGATGAAATATTACGGTGTCAACTATGGTGTAACCTTTATCGGTTATTCAGGAGCTGCCTTCTTCGGACCGAGAATTGCCGGTAAAGTGGCAGCAGCCAATGACGGAATGTTCACGAATGCTTTTTACATCGCGCTGGTGATCTCTTTGGTGGGCTTTGCCCTAACCTTTGTGTACAAAGCAATGGATAAACAACAGCCGCCGCAGCCTGAAGTTACCCAAGCCGCTTAA